In Mycobacterium sp. JS623, one genomic interval encodes:
- the rfbC gene encoding dTDP-4-dehydrorhamnose 3,5-epimerase, with translation MTVRELAIPGAWEITPKIHTDSRGLFFEWFIDSAFTEFAGHKLDLHQANCSVSSAGVLRGVHFAQLPPSQAKYVTCMYGSVFDVVVDIRVGSPTFGKWDAVLLDARDRRTVYISEGLGHAFLALDDDSTVMYLCSAGYAPGREHTINALDPALDIAWPSVNGEPILSDRDREAPTLAQVQASGLLPTWDETLAFVAKLRTAHDPDHIRDL, from the coding sequence GTGACGGTCCGCGAACTGGCTATCCCCGGCGCATGGGAGATCACCCCAAAAATTCATACGGACTCGCGTGGCCTGTTCTTCGAATGGTTCATCGATTCGGCGTTCACCGAATTCGCCGGACACAAGCTCGATCTGCATCAGGCCAACTGCTCGGTGTCCTCTGCCGGTGTACTGCGTGGCGTGCACTTCGCGCAGCTGCCGCCGAGTCAGGCCAAGTACGTCACGTGTATGTATGGGTCGGTGTTCGACGTGGTCGTCGACATTCGGGTCGGCTCACCGACGTTCGGCAAATGGGATGCCGTGCTGCTGGACGCGCGCGACCGCCGCACCGTCTACATCTCCGAGGGGTTGGGCCACGCCTTCCTGGCGCTCGATGACGACTCGACGGTCATGTACTTGTGCTCGGCCGGCTATGCCCCGGGTCGTGAGCATACGATCAACGCGCTCGACCCGGCGCTGGATATCGCCTGGCCGTCGGTCAACGGCGAGCCGATCCTGTCCGACCGGGACCGCGAAGCCCCGACGCTCGCTCAGGTGCAAGCCTCGGGTCTGCTGCCGACCTGGGACGAGACGCTCGCCTTTGTCGCGAAACTGCGGACAGCTCACGATCCGGACCATATTCGCGATCTGTAA
- a CDS encoding LLM class F420-dependent oxidoreductase, whose protein sequence is MTDDAKPNLGRFGSFGRGVTPDQAKEIEALGYGAVWVGGSPPAELEWVEPILEKTTTLQVATGIVNIWTADAGPVAESFHRIDKAYPGRFLLGIGVGHPEANQEFRKPVDALTEYLDKLDEYGVPKNRRVVAALGPKVLKLSADRAAGPHPYLTTPEHTAQARELLGPDAFIAPEHKVVLTTDAEKARAVGRKALEIYLNLTNYLNSWKRLGFSDEEVAKPGSDRLVDAVVAYGTVDAIVARLKEHLDAGADHVPVQVLTSPEKLVPALAELAGPLGLQ, encoded by the coding sequence ATGACTGACGATGCCAAACCCAACCTCGGCCGATTCGGATCCTTTGGTCGTGGAGTAACTCCTGACCAAGCCAAAGAGATAGAGGCGCTGGGCTATGGCGCCGTATGGGTCGGCGGTTCGCCGCCTGCCGAGCTGGAGTGGGTCGAACCCATCCTGGAGAAGACCACCACCCTGCAGGTCGCCACGGGCATCGTCAACATCTGGACCGCCGACGCCGGCCCCGTCGCCGAATCGTTCCACCGGATCGACAAGGCCTATCCCGGTCGCTTCTTGCTGGGCATCGGCGTCGGCCACCCGGAGGCGAATCAGGAATTCCGCAAGCCGGTCGATGCTTTGACGGAGTACCTCGACAAGCTCGACGAATACGGCGTGCCGAAGAACCGGCGGGTGGTCGCGGCACTGGGCCCCAAGGTTTTGAAGCTGTCGGCGGATCGCGCCGCAGGACCACATCCGTATCTGACGACGCCCGAGCACACCGCGCAAGCGCGCGAGCTGCTCGGCCCCGACGCGTTCATCGCCCCCGAGCACAAGGTGGTGCTGACCACCGATGCGGAAAAGGCGCGGGCTGTCGGTCGCAAAGCATTGGAGATTTACCTCAACCTGACGAATTACCTCAACAGCTGGAAACGTCTCGGGTTCAGTGATGAAGAGGTCGCAAAACCGGGTAGTGACCGTCTGGTGGACGCCGTCGTCGCCTACGGCACGGTCGACGCCATCGTGGCGCGACTGAAGGAGCACCTCGATGCGGGCGCCGATCACGTGCCGGTGCAGGTGCTGACGTCACCCGAGAAGTTGGTGCCCGCGCTTGCCGAACTCGCCGGGCCGCTCGGCCTGCAGTGA
- a CDS encoding LLM class F420-dependent oxidoreductase, with the protein MSELKPDLGRVGVWTFGSPGPEQAAEIEKLGYGSLWVGGSPGADLEFVEPILDATDTLQVATGIVNIWTADASEVADSYHRIEKAFPGRFLLGVGVGHPEHTQEYRKPYDALVEYLDVLDARKVPTSRRVVAALGKKVHELAAKRSAGAHPYLTTPEHTAQAREWIGPTVYLAPEHKVVLTTSEDAADEARAIGRETVDFYLNLSNYLNNWKRLGFTDEDIAKPGSDKLIDAVVAHGSADDIAKRLNEHLNAGADSVLIQVLGGRDKLLPTLTELAGPLGLKG; encoded by the coding sequence ATGAGTGAACTCAAGCCTGACCTTGGCCGCGTAGGGGTATGGACCTTTGGATCACCAGGGCCAGAGCAAGCAGCCGAAATCGAGAAGCTCGGATACGGCTCGTTGTGGGTCGGCGGATCGCCCGGGGCAGACCTGGAATTCGTCGAGCCGATCCTGGACGCGACAGACACGCTTCAAGTGGCGACGGGCATCGTCAACATCTGGACGGCGGACGCCAGCGAGGTCGCCGACTCGTATCACCGCATCGAGAAAGCATTCCCCGGCCGCTTCCTGCTCGGCGTCGGTGTCGGGCATCCGGAGCACACGCAGGAGTACCGCAAACCGTACGACGCGCTGGTCGAGTACCTCGATGTGCTTGACGCCAGGAAGGTGCCGACGAGCCGCCGCGTGGTGGCTGCGCTCGGCAAGAAGGTGCACGAGCTGGCCGCGAAGCGCAGTGCCGGCGCACACCCGTATCTGACGACGCCGGAGCACACCGCGCAGGCGCGCGAATGGATCGGCCCCACCGTGTATTTGGCGCCCGAGCACAAGGTGGTGCTGACGACTTCAGAAGACGCAGCCGACGAAGCCCGTGCGATCGGCCGCGAGACCGTCGACTTCTATCTGAATCTGAGCAATTACCTGAACAACTGGAAGCGGCTCGGTTTCACCGATGAGGACATCGCGAAGCCCGGCAGCGACAAGTTGATTGACGCAGTGGTTGCGCATGGCAGCGCCGATGACATCGCCAAGCGGCTCAACGAGCATTTGAATGCGGGTGCTGATTCGGTGTTGATTCAGGTGCTCGGCGGGCGGGACAAGCTATTGCCGACGCTGACCGAGCTTGCGGGACCGCTCGGGCTGAAGGGCTGA
- a CDS encoding HNH endonuclease signature motif containing protein, producing the protein MFDSEFSTADDATVVAAIEEGAQAEAAAGARRLAAIAELARRRAVDDDERANWAFDGWASAAAEVAAAMTVGHRRASREMRIAVALRDRLPRVAALHMQGTLSSRVVSAITWRTQLVEDAEALALIDAALAEGATKWGPLSEHRLDEAIDAWIFRYDPAAVRRSESSTRTRDFSIGDLDDPAETTSVWGRLLATDAAVLKRRVAQMVQGVCDNDPRPIGERRSDAVGAIAAGDFHLACRCGSKNCPAGDAPSSSNVVIRVLAEQSAVDAATSSANAATASVDASAREQTSEGAAVRPPAALIVGEGIVPTPLLAELIRGGAKVRPITMPSDEPEPHYRPSAELAEFVRMRDLYCRAPGCDVPADRCDLDHTIPYPVGPTHASNIKCLCRTNHLMKTCGGWRDIQLPDGTVIWISPSGRKYITKPGSRLFFETWDITTADLPPTSIVVPNTGDRGLMMPRRRRTRAAEYAARIKAERARNEAPVPF; encoded by the coding sequence ATGTTCGACTCGGAGTTCTCGACGGCGGATGACGCGACGGTCGTCGCCGCCATCGAGGAGGGCGCGCAAGCAGAAGCTGCTGCCGGGGCTCGCCGGCTGGCTGCCATCGCTGAGCTCGCCCGGCGCCGAGCCGTTGACGACGACGAGCGGGCGAACTGGGCGTTCGACGGCTGGGCTTCGGCGGCCGCCGAGGTAGCGGCCGCCATGACGGTCGGACATCGACGGGCCTCGAGGGAGATGCGGATCGCGGTCGCACTGCGTGACCGGCTTCCCCGTGTTGCTGCGCTACATATGCAGGGCACGCTCAGCTCGCGAGTGGTCTCGGCCATCACCTGGCGCACCCAACTCGTCGAAGACGCCGAGGCGCTGGCTCTCATCGACGCCGCCCTTGCCGAGGGAGCTACCAAATGGGGTCCGCTCTCGGAGCACCGGCTCGATGAGGCGATCGACGCGTGGATCTTCAGATATGACCCAGCCGCCGTACGCCGCTCTGAATCATCCACGCGCACAAGGGACTTCTCGATCGGAGATCTCGATGATCCGGCCGAAACCACCTCGGTGTGGGGTCGGCTGCTGGCCACCGACGCGGCGGTGCTCAAGCGTCGCGTCGCACAGATGGTGCAGGGAGTCTGCGACAACGATCCTCGCCCCATCGGCGAGCGCCGCTCAGATGCGGTGGGCGCCATCGCCGCGGGCGATTTCCATCTGGCGTGCCGGTGCGGTTCGAAGAATTGCCCAGCAGGCGATGCACCGAGTTCCTCCAACGTGGTAATCCGCGTTTTGGCGGAACAATCCGCCGTCGACGCGGCAACCTCCTCCGCCAACGCCGCAACTGCCTCGGTCGACGCCTCAGCGCGGGAGCAGACTTCGGAGGGGGCCGCGGTTAGGCCGCCCGCAGCGCTGATCGTCGGAGAGGGCATCGTGCCGACACCGTTGCTCGCGGAGTTGATTCGCGGCGGTGCGAAGGTCCGTCCGATCACCATGCCCAGCGATGAGCCGGAACCGCACTATCGACCGTCGGCAGAATTGGCTGAGTTCGTGCGGATGCGGGATCTGTACTGCCGTGCGCCCGGCTGCGACGTTCCGGCTGATCGTTGCGACTTGGACCACACCATCCCTTATCCGGTCGGACCGACCCACGCGTCAAACATCAAGTGTCTGTGTCGAACTAACCATCTGATGAAGACGTGTGGCGGATGGCGCGACATTCAGTTGCCTGATGGCACGGTCATTTGGATCTCACCCAGCGGCAGGAAATACATCACCAAACCTGGTAGTCGGCTGTTCTTCGAGACATGGGACATTACGACCGCGGACCTTCCGCCCACGTCGATCGTGGTGCCGAATACCGGCGACCGTGGTCTGATGATGCCCAGGCGACGGCGTACCCGTGCTGCCGAATATGCCGCCCGGATCAAGGCCGAGCGCGCGCGCAACGAAGCGCCCGTACCGTTCTAG
- the mmsB gene encoding 3-hydroxyisobutyrate dehydrogenase — MTTIAFLGLGHMGGPMAANLLAAGQAVRGFDPVPAAQEVAASKGAQIFDSVAQAVQEADVVITSLPNGTIVKTVYAEAVPAAREGALFIDTSTISVDDAREIHAQAAERGIAQLDAPVSGGVKGATAGTLAFMVGGEDDAVDRARPVLEPLAGKIIHCGASGTGQAAKLCNNMVLAVQQIVAGEAFVLAEKLGLSAQSLFDVITGATGNCWAIHTNCPVPGPVPTSPANNDFKPGFATALMNKDIGLAMDAVNSTGSSAPLGSHAAEIYAKFAADHADKDFSAVIEMIRNG; from the coding sequence ATGACGACCATTGCGTTCTTGGGGTTGGGCCACATGGGCGGCCCGATGGCGGCCAACCTGCTCGCCGCCGGTCAGGCCGTGCGGGGGTTCGACCCGGTGCCCGCGGCGCAGGAGGTGGCCGCCAGCAAGGGTGCGCAGATCTTCGACAGCGTCGCCCAGGCAGTCCAAGAGGCGGACGTCGTCATCACCTCGCTTCCCAACGGCACCATCGTCAAGACGGTATACGCCGAGGCGGTGCCCGCCGCCCGAGAGGGCGCGCTGTTCATCGACACCTCCACGATCTCGGTCGACGACGCGCGTGAGATCCATGCGCAGGCGGCCGAGCGCGGCATCGCCCAACTCGACGCGCCGGTCTCAGGCGGTGTGAAGGGCGCGACCGCGGGGACGCTTGCGTTCATGGTCGGCGGTGAAGACGATGCCGTCGATCGTGCGCGGCCCGTGCTGGAGCCGTTGGCGGGCAAGATCATTCACTGCGGCGCTTCAGGTACCGGCCAGGCCGCCAAGCTGTGCAACAACATGGTGTTGGCTGTCCAGCAGATCGTTGCGGGCGAAGCGTTCGTGCTCGCCGAGAAGTTGGGGCTGTCCGCGCAGTCACTGTTCGACGTGATCACGGGTGCGACCGGCAATTGCTGGGCCATCCACACCAATTGCCCTGTGCCAGGCCCCGTTCCGACATCACCGGCCAACAATGATTTCAAGCCTGGCTTCGCGACCGCGTTGATGAACAAGGACATCGGCCTTGCCATGGACGCGGTCAACTCGACCGGCTCGTCGGCGCCGCTGGGCAGCCATGCCGCCGAGATCTACGCGAAGTTCGCCGCCGACCATGCCGACAAGGACTTCAGCGCAGTCATCGAGATGATCCGCAACGGCTAG
- a CDS encoding acyl-CoA dehydrogenase family protein, giving the protein MDYFGLDDDERVIAETAAAFAEKRLAPYALEWDAKHHFPTDVLREAAELGMAAIYCRDDVGGSELRRLDAVRIFEELAKADPTIAAFLSIHNMCAWMVDTFGTDAQRKSWVPRMASMEAIASYCLTEPGAGSDASALRTKAVREGGDYVIDGVKQFISGAGTSDVYVVMARTGWDETKRGPRQISAFVVEKDTPGLSFGAEEQKMGWNAQPTAQVIFEGVRVPADAMLGGADGEGTGFGVAMNGLNGGRINIAACSLGGAQAAFDKASSYLADRQAFGGSLLDEPTVRFTLADMATALQTSRTLLWRAATALDNNHPDKVELCAMAKRYVTDACYDVADQALQLHGGYGYLREYGLEKIVRDLRVHRILEGTNEIMRVVIGRAAAARARASA; this is encoded by the coding sequence ATGGACTACTTCGGGCTGGACGACGACGAACGCGTGATCGCCGAGACGGCGGCCGCGTTCGCCGAAAAGCGCCTCGCGCCATACGCATTGGAGTGGGACGCCAAGCACCACTTCCCCACCGACGTATTGCGCGAGGCGGCCGAGCTCGGGATGGCGGCCATCTACTGCCGCGACGATGTCGGCGGCAGCGAGCTGCGTCGGCTCGACGCGGTGCGCATCTTCGAGGAGCTGGCCAAGGCCGACCCGACCATCGCGGCGTTCCTGTCGATACACAACATGTGCGCCTGGATGGTCGATACGTTCGGCACGGATGCGCAACGCAAGTCCTGGGTGCCGCGGATGGCGTCGATGGAGGCCATCGCGTCCTACTGCCTGACCGAGCCCGGCGCGGGCTCCGACGCAAGCGCGCTGCGCACCAAGGCGGTCCGCGAGGGCGGCGACTACGTGATCGACGGCGTCAAACAGTTCATCTCCGGCGCAGGCACCTCCGATGTCTATGTTGTGATGGCCCGCACCGGCTGGGACGAGACGAAGCGGGGCCCTCGTCAAATTTCGGCGTTCGTCGTCGAAAAGGACACGCCTGGGCTGAGTTTCGGCGCCGAGGAGCAGAAGATGGGCTGGAATGCGCAGCCCACCGCGCAAGTCATCTTCGAAGGTGTCCGCGTGCCCGCCGACGCGATGCTCGGTGGCGCCGACGGCGAAGGCACCGGGTTCGGCGTTGCGATGAACGGGCTGAACGGCGGCCGGATCAACATCGCCGCCTGCTCGCTGGGCGGGGCGCAGGCCGCCTTCGACAAGGCGTCGAGTTATCTCGCCGACCGCCAGGCGTTCGGCGGCTCGCTGCTCGACGAACCCACCGTGCGGTTCACGCTCGCTGACATGGCCACCGCGTTGCAGACATCGCGAACCTTGTTGTGGCGCGCGGCAACTGCGCTCGACAATAATCATCCCGACAAGGTCGAGCTGTGCGCGATGGCCAAGCGCTACGTCACCGACGCCTGCTACGACGTCGCCGATCAGGCGCTGCAATTGCACGGCGGCTACGGCTATCTGCGCGAGTACGGGTTGGAGAAGATCGTCCGCGACTTGCGGGTGCACCGAATCCTCGAGGGAACCAACGAAATCATGCGCGTGGTGATCGGTCGGGCCGCGGCCGCCCGCGCCCGCGCATCCGCATAG
- a CDS encoding CoA-acylating methylmalonate-semialdehyde dehydrogenase, whose translation MTTQISHFIDGKRTAGQSMRTADVMNPSTGEVQAKVPMASRADVDAAVAGAAEAQKEWAAWNPQRRARVMMKFIDLVNQNIEELAETLSLEHGKTVADSKGDIQRGIEVIEFAIGIPHLSKGEYTEGAGPGIDVYSLRQPLGVVAGITPFNFPAMIPLWKAGPALACGNAFILKPSERDPSVPVRLAELFLQAGLPPGVFQVVHGDKEAVDAILEHPVIQAVGFVGSSDIAQYIYSGAAAHGKRAQCFGGAKNHMIVMPDADMDNAVDALIGAGYGSAGERCMAISVAVPVGEQTAERLRARLIERVNNLRVGHSLDPKADYGPLVTEAALARVKDYIGQGVAAGAEAVVDGRERTSDDLQFGDANLEGGYFIGPTLFDHVTPDMSIYTDEIFGPVLCMVRAKDYEEALALPSEHEYGNGVAIFTRDGDTARDFVSRVQVGMVGVNVPIPVPVAYHTFGGWKRSGFGDLNQHGPSSIMFYTKTKTVTQRWPAVSHGAEFVIPTMK comes from the coding sequence ATGACCACACAGATTTCGCATTTCATTGACGGCAAGCGCACCGCCGGACAGTCCATGCGCACCGCCGACGTGATGAATCCCAGCACCGGCGAGGTGCAGGCCAAGGTGCCGATGGCATCCCGGGCGGACGTCGACGCCGCTGTCGCAGGCGCTGCGGAGGCGCAGAAGGAGTGGGCGGCCTGGAACCCCCAGCGCCGGGCCCGCGTGATGATGAAGTTCATCGACCTGGTCAACCAGAACATCGAAGAGCTCGCCGAAACGCTGTCACTCGAACACGGCAAGACGGTCGCCGACTCCAAGGGCGACATCCAGCGCGGCATCGAGGTCATCGAGTTCGCGATCGGCATCCCGCACCTGAGCAAGGGTGAGTACACCGAGGGCGCAGGCCCCGGCATCGACGTGTATTCACTGCGTCAGCCGCTCGGCGTCGTCGCGGGCATCACGCCGTTCAACTTCCCGGCGATGATCCCGCTCTGGAAGGCCGGCCCCGCGCTCGCGTGCGGCAACGCGTTCATCCTCAAGCCCAGTGAGCGCGACCCGTCGGTGCCCGTCCGCCTCGCCGAACTGTTCCTCCAGGCCGGCCTCCCGCCCGGCGTCTTCCAGGTGGTGCACGGCGACAAGGAAGCCGTCGACGCCATCCTCGAGCACCCGGTCATCCAGGCCGTCGGCTTCGTCGGAAGCTCCGACATCGCGCAGTACATCTACTCCGGCGCCGCGGCACACGGCAAGCGTGCGCAGTGCTTCGGCGGCGCGAAGAACCACATGATCGTGATGCCCGACGCGGACATGGACAACGCGGTCGATGCGTTGATCGGCGCGGGCTACGGCAGCGCAGGCGAGCGCTGCATGGCCATCAGCGTGGCCGTGCCCGTCGGCGAGCAGACCGCAGAGCGGTTGCGCGCCAGGCTGATTGAGCGAGTCAACAACCTTCGGGTCGGCCACAGCCTCGACCCGAAGGCCGACTACGGCCCGCTGGTCACCGAGGCTGCACTGGCAAGGGTGAAGGACTACATCGGCCAGGGCGTGGCGGCCGGAGCCGAGGCAGTAGTCGACGGTCGCGAACGCACCAGCGACGACCTGCAATTCGGCGACGCCAACCTCGAGGGCGGCTACTTCATCGGCCCGACCCTGTTCGACCACGTCACGCCCGACATGTCGATCTACACCGACGAGATCTTCGGCCCGGTGCTCTGCATGGTGCGCGCCAAGGATTACGAGGAGGCACTGGCGCTGCCGTCCGAGCATGAGTACGGCAACGGCGTGGCGATCTTCACCCGTGACGGCGACACCGCACGCGACTTCGTGTCCCGGGTCCAGGTCGGCATGGTCGGCGTCAACGTGCCGATCCCGGTCCCGGTGGCCTACCACACCTTCGGCGGGTGGAAGCGGTCCGGCTTCGGCGACCTCAACCAACACGGCCCGTCATCGATCATGTTCTACACCAAGACCAAGACGGTGACGCAACGCTGGCCGGCGGTTAGCCACGGCGCCGAGTTCGTCATCCCGACCATGAAGTAA
- a CDS encoding HAD family hydrolase produces the protein MPTTQEKSWRAGRFWWDATTTTRSVVYPLRAVIFDLDALTDIECDGHRVAYNAAFAAHGLDIEWTVGRYRQLLALPDERQRVSAELRKRGISTESDVLTQLLADEIYSTKTVMFDELVHDADLTPRPGLVDLVMDAFGAGVWVAVVANGPRSWAEPLIRQLVGDGLVETVVTNDDVKKPMPDREANQNALWELGISAENALAITGSACGLRSATCAGLATVVITGDGTPDIPAAVAVRSDYCTGESLTIADCQRLHGSWWAAHKRSAA, from the coding sequence ATGCCTACAACGCAGGAGAAATCGTGGCGCGCTGGTCGCTTTTGGTGGGATGCCACCACGACAACCCGAAGCGTTGTCTATCCGCTGCGAGCGGTGATCTTCGACCTCGACGCCCTCACCGACATCGAATGCGACGGTCACCGCGTGGCGTACAACGCGGCGTTCGCGGCGCACGGCCTGGATATCGAGTGGACCGTCGGCCGCTATCGGCAGCTGCTGGCGCTGCCTGACGAGCGGCAGCGCGTCTCGGCCGAGCTGCGCAAGCGCGGCATCTCCACCGAGTCCGATGTGCTGACCCAGCTGCTTGCCGACGAGATCTACTCGACCAAGACCGTGATGTTCGACGAGCTGGTTCACGACGCCGATCTGACGCCCCGTCCCGGGCTCGTCGACCTCGTGATGGACGCATTCGGCGCGGGCGTGTGGGTGGCCGTGGTTGCGAATGGCCCGCGAAGCTGGGCCGAGCCGTTGATCCGCCAACTCGTCGGCGACGGGCTGGTCGAAACGGTGGTGACCAATGACGACGTGAAGAAGCCGATGCCCGATCGCGAGGCCAACCAGAACGCGCTATGGGAACTCGGCATATCCGCCGAGAATGCGCTCGCGATCACAGGGTCCGCTTGCGGGCTGCGCTCGGCGACGTGTGCGGGTCTGGCGACCGTCGTCATCACCGGCGACGGAACACCGGATATCCCGGCAGCCGTGGCGGTGCGCTCCGACTACTGCACGGGCGAATCGCTGACCATCGCGGATTGCCAACGCCTGCACGGCAGCTGGTGGGCGGCGCACAAGAGGTCTGCCGCCTGA
- the rfbB gene encoding dTDP-glucose 4,6-dehydratase, giving the protein MRLLVTGGAGFIGANFVHSAVPEHEVTVLDALTYAGSRESLAPVEHDIRLVQGNITDAELVTKLVAEADAVVHFAAETHVDNALFDPEPFVHTNVVGTFTVLEAVRRHGVRLHHVSTDEVYGDLELGSAQRFTESTPYNPSSPYSSTKAGADLLVRAWVRSYGVAATISNCSNNYGPYQHVEKFIPRQITNVLSGRRPKLYGNGSNVRDWIHVEDHNSAVWSILSEGQIGRTYLIGAEGERDNLSVMRSILQLMGRDPEDFDHVTDRAGHDLRYAIDPSVLYDELGWGPKHIDFEDGLRDTIEWYRDNESWWRPLKDAVEAGYEERGQ; this is encoded by the coding sequence ATGCGGTTGCTGGTCACCGGTGGCGCGGGTTTCATCGGCGCCAACTTCGTGCACAGTGCGGTCCCCGAGCATGAGGTGACGGTGCTCGACGCGCTGACCTATGCGGGCAGCCGCGAGTCGCTGGCCCCGGTTGAGCACGACATCCGGCTGGTGCAGGGCAACATCACCGACGCAGAGTTAGTGACCAAGCTGGTCGCCGAGGCCGACGCCGTCGTGCATTTCGCAGCGGAAACTCACGTCGACAACGCACTATTCGACCCCGAGCCATTCGTTCACACCAACGTCGTCGGCACCTTCACGGTGTTGGAGGCTGTGCGTCGCCACGGGGTTCGGCTGCATCACGTTTCGACCGACGAGGTGTACGGCGACCTCGAACTGGGCTCCGCGCAACGGTTCACCGAGTCGACGCCGTACAACCCGTCGAGCCCATACTCGTCGACCAAGGCGGGCGCCGACCTACTGGTGCGCGCGTGGGTCCGGTCCTACGGCGTGGCCGCGACAATCTCGAACTGCTCCAACAACTACGGCCCGTACCAACACGTGGAGAAGTTCATCCCCCGTCAGATCACCAACGTGCTTTCCGGGCGCCGGCCCAAGCTCTACGGCAACGGCTCGAACGTTCGCGACTGGATCCACGTCGAGGACCACAACAGCGCGGTGTGGAGCATCCTCAGCGAGGGTCAGATCGGCCGCACGTATCTCATTGGCGCAGAGGGGGAACGGGACAATCTATCGGTGATGCGCAGCATTCTGCAGCTGATGGGTCGCGATCCCGAGGACTTCGATCACGTCACCGACCGTGCCGGTCACGACCTGCGGTATGCGATCGATCCGTCGGTGTTGTACGACGAGCTGGGCTGGGGACCCAAGCACATTGACTTCGAAGACGGACTGCGCGACACCATCGAGTGGTATCGCGACAACGAATCCTGGTGGCGCCCATTGAAAGACGCGGTCGAGGCCGGCTACGAGGAGCGCGGCCAGTGA
- a CDS encoding LLM class F420-dependent oxidoreductase, whose translation MTFPVRVAVQIQPADTPDYATWRQAVLQAEEIGVDVIFGYDHFHAPFIESIADAKPVLAEVQPDVNNFEGWTALASWGEITTRAELGLLVAGIGYRNPDLLADMVRTVDHISGGRAILGVGAGWYEKDYTTYGFEYGTVKSRADLFDEGLLRIERRFGLLQPAPLRKIPILIGGSGPKRTLPAVARHADIWHTFLPIDSYREASARVAELATGFGRADSDIERSTLWTDPKSADAYLAAGATLFHTEVRASEGKYDLSTVEKLVDWRDTQR comes from the coding sequence GTGACCTTTCCCGTACGCGTTGCCGTTCAGATTCAGCCCGCCGACACTCCTGACTACGCCACCTGGCGGCAGGCTGTCCTGCAAGCCGAGGAGATCGGGGTAGACGTCATCTTCGGCTATGACCACTTCCATGCGCCGTTCATCGAGTCGATCGCCGACGCGAAGCCGGTGCTGGCCGAGGTGCAGCCGGATGTGAACAACTTCGAAGGCTGGACCGCGCTAGCATCCTGGGGCGAGATCACCACACGCGCCGAACTCGGCCTGCTGGTAGCGGGGATCGGCTACCGCAACCCCGATCTGCTCGCGGACATGGTGCGCACCGTCGACCACATCAGCGGCGGCCGGGCCATCCTCGGCGTCGGCGCCGGTTGGTACGAGAAGGACTACACCACCTACGGTTTCGAATACGGAACGGTCAAATCGCGGGCGGACCTTTTCGATGAGGGGTTGCTGCGCATCGAGCGCCGGTTCGGTCTGTTGCAGCCGGCGCCACTGCGCAAGATTCCGATCCTGATCGGCGGGTCCGGTCCGAAGCGCACTTTGCCCGCTGTCGCACGCCATGCCGACATCTGGCACACCTTCCTGCCCATCGACTCCTACCGCGAGGCCAGTGCCCGCGTCGCCGAACTGGCAACCGGATTTGGGCGAGCCGACAGCGATATCGAGCGCTCGACGCTGTGGACCGATCCGAAGTCGGCGGACGCCTACCTGGCCGCTGGCGCCACGTTGTTCCATACCGAGGTCCGCGCGTCGGAGGGCAAGTACGACCTCAGCACGGTGGAGAAGCTGGTCGACTGGCGCGACACCCAGCGCTGA